tcactcttgtttacaaatacatcactcttattctaattttacttcactcttgtttacaaaacacatcactcttactgtgattttacttcactcttgtttacaaaacacatcactcttattctgattttacttcactcttgttaacaaaacacatcactcttagtttgattttacttcactcttgtttacaaaacacatcactcttagtctgattttacttcactcttgtttacaaaacacatcactcttagtctgatttttacttcacttgaTTAACGAAGAGGTGGCAGCCGAGTCGTGGTTGGATGAACTAGGTTTTTTGAGCTTGCCGTTTTTCAATAGCTTCATTTTTTCCATGAGAGCGTAGGATCTGAGCGGGAGATCATCGAGAGCTGCTTGAATCGAAAGCCACCGCAACCGTCGTCTTCATCATCACCGACGGAGAACGAGAGGGTCGTGATCGGTTTTTGTTTGGATTGCTGAAAACTGCGAATGCTTTTGAATACAATGGAGAAGAAGATCTGTACATTCCGAGCTACTCGTAATTGATAGATACTCTGTATTATGTTGGAGAGGCTTTTAAGCTATTTTCTGGATTGAATGGAAAACAGACCTGCAATTAGTTATAGAGAGAAAAGCAAAGTAACGCCATTGATTTCATCAGAGCTTTATCAACATATGGACCTCCTCCTCCCCCCCACCTCATTTCCTCCACCATTTCCATTCGTCACTCTCTTTAATAACTCCAACTCTCAACTATggttaaaaatcaaatctttgaaTTTCACCATGAATGAAGCTCGCACAAGTGTCGTGGCTGCCCGCACCATCCTTGCTAAATTTAGAACATTTCCTCCCTTTATAAGATCCCCACCTCTCCTTCACCATTATATTCCCTCTCTCTACAAAACCGAAAAAGGAGAGAGATTtaattttcatggagagaaacgGCAATGCGGCTAAGGAAGGAAGCAGAgagatttcctaaaataccccaATAcagtttttattaactaaaaatgtttacttattttggtcattggattaagataatgagtggctgagatttgttctctagttatacacttaaaattagttatatcttgatcacaaccctatatatatatatatatatatatatagggttttgatctatataaaactagatttaaatacagaaacgcagaacaatatcataattaggtcacttttaggtcataattaggtaatttttaggtcatgctaacaaagcatgacctaaaacgatcttagcatgacattaaactcaaatattataatatgacctaaaattgcttaattatgaccttccgtgttttaggttaattattgaccattagatcatctaatcctagggccaagatttggtctgcatttctggatttaaacacatatttattttgatcatctccctatatatatatatatatatatatatatatatatatatatatatatatatatatatatatatatagggttgtgatcaattgagattttttagcctaattgagaattgagatgcattataagccactcatttttattaaatgagtggtccagaatttgccacatggaaaatatttttacattaattaattgtgaaagggcatatttgtaatttcatcatatattttatttaataaatattttttttattttttttaaaaaaattatttttttttcgattttttatttatttatttattttttttttgtcaactacatatacaattcatgtcaactacacacatgtaatgtcaactacatatacaattcatgtcaactacacacatataatgtcaactacatatacaattcatgtcaactacacatatataatgtcaattataagctgttgacatttgatgtgtagagctattgacatttgatgtgcagactacacatcgtagttgacatcgcgcgaaaatttaaaaaaaattaaaaaaaattaaaaaaaattaaaaaaattaatttttttttagttgttgacattttaatacgagttgttgacattcgATATTCTGgttattgaaatgaaatgacgataataccccttagttgacataatctacttgcagttgacatttcaaaatgagtggctgaaaatgcatctcaattctcaattaagctaaaaaatctcaacctaacaagaccctatatatatatatatatatatatatatatatatatatatatatatatggtcctgttaggttgagattatttagctaaattgagaaatgagatgcaatatcagccactaatccacaagattaactaaatgtcaacagctatcacattatgtcaacacgggggtataagtgtcatttcgtgttttaatgtgtcggattgttgacatggcttgtatgtctagttgacatgacttataattattgttgacatggtttctatgtgcagttgacatggttgtacgtgtaattgacatggcttgtaacacagttaacatggcttgtatgtgtagttgacacgatatgtaccgtagttgacatgacatgtatgtgtcgttgacacgatatgcaccatagttgTCATAGTGTCACCGGCttatatatcaaatgtcaacaacttataataaaatgtatcagcttgtatatcaaatgtcaacagcttgtcaaaAGCTTGTATATattgtcaacaactcaaaaacaattattgtaattaaaaaataacaactatttgacTTAATCTTCTCTAAGCATCGTAGTATACAACTATGCAATAGCTTAATTGATAATTCCATAACAGAAACGGAGACGGAGTCGGAGGAGATTGACTCGCCGGAGGTGGAGCGGCTGAGGGAGGATCTGTTGGACGGAATCGACGAAGATTCCGATCTCTGCACTTCCATCCACGACCTCGACTCGTTCATGAAGAGTTTCGAGGAGGAAATCACTACATCTCCCACTTCCAGTCACGGATCCGGAGCGGCTGAGGAAAGAATCGTCGAATCGGCGTCGGATTGCGGCGAATCCGGAGAGGTTGAGGAAGGAATCGTCGAATTGGTGTCGGATTTCGGCGAATCGCGACCGGATCTAGGCTATCTGCTCAAGGCGTCGGACGACGAGCTAGGGATTCCACCTCCGGCGGCGTCTCCGGCGAGCAAGGAGCTGGTGACGGTGTGAGGAGGAGCGCTGCCGTGATTTGAGGTGGAGCATCAGCGAGAAGGGTCGGAAAAGAGTGGAGGAGGAGATGAGCAGAAGGTGGAGGcgtaagggaagaagaatgggaGGGGAGAAGTTAGTTTTCATTAGTTTTCAACTAAATTTaccattataccctttcataataatttaatctaaaaatatttttttgtggcaAAATctagaccactcatttaataaaaatgagtggttgatgttgcatctcatttctcaattagcctaaaaaatctcaattgatcatggaccttGGTAGTTATATATCAACATGGTGAAATTAATTCCTATAcatgataatatatatatatatatatataggtccatgatcaattgagattttttaggctaattgagaaatgagatgcaacatcagccactcatttttattaaatgagtggtctagATTTtgccacaaaaaaatatttttagattaaattattatgaaagggtataatggtAAATTTAGTTGAAAACTAATGAAAACTAACTTCTCCCCtcccattcttcttcccttacgCCTCCACCTTCTGCTCATCTCCTCCTCCACTCTTTTCCGACCCTTCTCGCTGATGCTCCGCCTCAAATCACGGCAGCGCTCCTCCTCACACCGTCACCAGCTCCTTGCTCGCCGGAGGTGGAATCCCTAGCTCGTCGTCCGACGCCTTGAGCAGATAGCCTAGATCCGGTCGCGATTCGCCGAAATCCGACACCAATTCGACGATTCCTTCCTCAACCTCTCCGGATTCGCCGCAATCCGACGCCGATTCGACGATTCTTTCCTCAGCCGCTCCGGATCCGTGACTGGAAGTGGGAGATGTAGTGATTTCCTCCTCGAAACTCTTCATGAACGAGTCGAGGTCGTGGATGGAAGTGCAGAGATCGGAATCTTCGTCGATTCCGTCCAACAGATCCTCCCTCAGCCGCTCCACCTCCGGCGAGTCAAACTCCTCCGACTCCGTCTCCGTTTCTGTTATGGAATTATCAATTAAGCTATTGCATAGTTGTATACTACGATGCTTAGAGAAGATTAAgtcaaatagttgttattttttaattacaataattgtttttgagttgttgacaatATATACAAGCTtttgacaagctgttgacatttgatatacaagctgatacattttattataagttgttgacatttgatatataaGCTTGTGACACTATGAcaactatggtgcatatcgtgtcaacggcacatacatgtcatgtcaactacggtacatatcttgtcaactacacatacaagccatgtcaactgtgttacaagcca
This portion of the Salvia splendens isolate huo1 chromosome 10, SspV2, whole genome shotgun sequence genome encodes:
- the LOC121752678 gene encoding uncharacterized protein LOC121752678, which translates into the protein MEKKICTFRATQTETESEEIDSPEVERLREDLLDGIDEDSDLCTSIHDLDSFMKSFEEEITTSPTSSHGSGAAEERIVESASDCGESGEVEEGIVELVSDFGESRPDLGYLLKASDDELGIPPPAASPASKELVTV